The following coding sequences lie in one Capsicum annuum cultivar UCD-10X-F1 chromosome 5, UCD10Xv1.1, whole genome shotgun sequence genomic window:
- the LOC107870350 gene encoding root phototropism protein 3: MWESETESVSGRGLLSSSKHGVKTDGFEQQGQSWYVATDIPSDLLVHIGDVSFHLHKYPLLSRSGKMNRMIYESRDEELSKVSLDDLPGGSEAFELAAKFCYGIAVDLTATNISSLRCAAEYLEMTEDLEEGNLIFKTEAFLSYVVLSSWRDSILVLKSCERLSPWAENLQIVRRCSESIAWKACANPKGIKWQYTGKPSSVSSPKWNEMKDSSPSRNQQVPPDWWFEDVSTLRIDHFVRVITAIKVKGMRHELIGAVVMHYAARWLPGLIKEESGSLDEGSNSSNSNGISSSSWKGGLHMIVSGSRDQVTSVQAKDQRMIIESLISIIPQHKDNVSCSFLLRLLRMANLLKVAPALVTELEKRVGMQFEQATLADLLIPSYNKSDTLYDVDLVQRLLEHFLVQEQTESSSPSRSSFSDKNMHDSNQRGTNLNAKMRVARLVDSYLTEVSRDRNLSLTNFQVLAEALPESARTCDDGLYRAIDSYLKAHPTLSEHERKRLCRVMDCQKLSIDACMHAAQNERLPLRVVVQVLFSEQVKISNAISRSSLKDAGDSHYQPLAVSNRKSLLEATPQSFQEGWTTAKKDINTLKFELETVKAKYLQLQNDMDNLHRQLDKITKPKQASGWTAGWKKLGKLTKMTNLESNDSSPHAPNTEHTRKTPRRWRNSIS; this comes from the exons ATGTGGGAATCAGAGACTGAGTCTGTCAGTGGAAGAGGACTTCTCAGCTCCAGCAAACATGGGGTGAAGACTGATGGTTTTGAGCAACAAGGACAGTCTTG GTATGTAGCAACTGATATTCCCAGTGACCTTTTAGTTCACATTGGAGATGTTAGTTTCCACTTACACAAG tatccgTTGCTTTCGAGAAGTGGAAAGATGAACAGAATGATATATGAATCAAGGGATGAAGAATTGAGCAAAGTAAGTTTAGATGACTTACCAGGTGGATCTGAGGCATTTGAGTTAGCAGCAAAATTCTGCTATGGAATTGCTGTTGATCTCACAGCAACCAATATCTCCAGTTTACGATGCGCAGCAGAGTACCTAGAAATGACTGAGGACTTAGAAGAGGGCAACCTAATATTCAAAACTGAAGCTTTTCTTAGTTATGTAGTTTTATCATCATGGAGGGACTCCATACTGGTATTGAAGAGTTGTGAAAGGTTATCACCATGGGCAGAAAACCTCCAAATTGTTCGAAGATGCAGCGAGTCAATTGCATGGAAAGCGTGCGCCAATCCAAAAGGAATAAAATGGCAATACACTGGCAAACCCTCTAGTGTTTCCAGCCCTAAATGGAATGAAATGAAGGATTCGAGCCCGAGCAGAAACCAGCAAGTACCCCCTGACTGGTGGTTTGAAGATGTCTCTACTCTCAGAATTGATCACTTTGTCAGAGTTATTACTGCTATTAAGGTAAAGGGAATGAGACATGAACTGATTGGTGCTGTCGTTATGCACTATGCTGCTAGATGGCTCCCGGGGCTAATTAAAGAAGAATCGGGATCATTGGACGAAGGTAGCAATAGCAGTAATAGTAATGGCATTAGCAGCAGTAGTTGGAAAGGAGGTCTTCATATGATAGTTTCAGGATCTAGAGATCAAGTAACAAGTGTTCAAGCCAAAGATCAAAGGATGATTATCGAAAGCCTAATTAGCATAATTCCACAGCACAAGGACAATGTTTCGTGTAGCTTCCTTCTTCGCCTTTTGAGAATGGCAAACCTGCTGAAAGTTGCTCCTGCACTTGTAACAGAATTGGAGAAACGAGTTGGGATGCAATTTGAGCAGGCTACATTAGCCGATCTACTCATACCATCCTACAATAAAAGCGATACATTGTATGATGTGGATCTTGTTCAGAGGCTTTTGGAACATTTCTTAGTTCAAGAGCAAACAGAAAGTTCAAGCCCTAGTAGAAGTTCGTTTTCTGATAAAAATATGCATGATTCAAATCAAAGGGGTACTAATCTCAATGCCAAGATGAGAGTAGCAAGGCTTGTCGACAGTTACCTAACAGAAGTATCCAGAGATAGAAATCTTTCCTTGACAAATTTTCAGGTCTTGGCCGAGGCTTTGCCAGAATCAGCAAGAACTTGTGATGATGGATTGTATCGAGCAATTGATTCATATCTTAAG GCCCATCCAACTCTCTCAGAACACGAAAGAAAGCGGCTCTGCAGGGTGATGGATTGCCAAAAACTCTCTATTGATGCTTGCATGCATGCTGCTCAGAACGAAAGGCTTCCACTAAGAGTAGTGGTGCAAGTCCTCTTTTCTGAGCAGGTGAAGATCAGCAATGCAATATCCAGAAGCTCACTCAAAGATGCAGGAGATTCTCATTATCAACCCCTAGCAGTATCAAACCGCAAATCATTGCTCGAAGCAACACCGCAATCATTTCAAGAGGGATGGACTACAGCCAAAAAAGATATCAACACTCTAAAGTTTGAACTGGAGACTGTGAAAGCTAAGTACCTACAACTCCAGAATGACATGGATAACTTACACAGACAGTTAGATAAGATCACTAAACCAAAACAAGCCTCGGGTTGGACTGCAGGTTGGAAAAAGTTAGGCAAGCTAACCAAGATGACTAATTTAGAATCCAATGATAGCAGTCCTCATGCCCCAAATACAGAACACACAAGGAAGACCCCCAGAAGATGGAGAAATTCCATTTCCTGA